One segment of Hippopotamus amphibius kiboko isolate mHipAmp2 chromosome 4, mHipAmp2.hap2, whole genome shotgun sequence DNA contains the following:
- the LOC130852077 gene encoding olfactory receptor 2A2-like: protein MEGNQSWITEFILVGFQLSEDMELLLFGIFSLLYTFNLLANGMILGLICLDPRLHSPMYYFLSHLAVIDISYASSNLPNLLENLLKHKKTISFVSCTLQMLLGLSFGSIECLTLAVMSYDRYVAICHPLQYTVIMNWRVCTVLAITSWACGFSLALVQVIFLLRLPFCGPQKVNHFLCEIRSVLKLACGEIWINEMFLFADGMFILVGPLSVMLVSYMCILWAILKIQSKEGRQKAFSTCSSHLCVVGFYFGIAMIVYMVPDNNQREEQLKILFLFYSLFNPLLNPLVYSVRNAQVKAAFHRVLQKKRTM, encoded by the coding sequence ATGGAGGGCAACCAATCATGGATCACAGAATTCATCCTGGTGGGATTCCAGCTCAGTGAAGACATGGAATTGCTCCTCTTTGGTATCTTCTCCCTGCTGTATACCTTCAACCTGCTGGCCAATGGCATGATCTTGGGGCTCATTTGCCTAGACCCCAGACTGCACTCCCCCATgtactatttcctttctcatctggCTGTCATTGACATATCCTATGCTTCAAGCAATTTGCCCAATTTGCTGGAAAATctactgaaacacaaaaaaactatCTCCTTTGTCTCATGCACTCTACAGATGCTTCTTGGTTTGAGTTTTGGTTCTATAGAGTGCCTGACTTTGGCGGTGATGTCTTATGACAGGTATGTGGCGATCTGCCACCCCCTCCAGTACACTGTCATCATGAACTGGAGAGTGTGCACGGTCCTGGCCATCACTTCCTGGGCATGTGGATTTTCCCTGGCCCTCGTACAAGTTATTTTCTTGCTAAGGCTGCCTTTCTGTGGACCCCAGAAGGTGAACCACTTCCTCTGTGAAATTCGCTCTGTCCTCAAATTGGCCTGTGGTGAAATCTGGATCAATGAAATGTTCCTCTTTGCTGATGGCATGTTTATCTTAGTTGGGCCCCTTTCCGTGATGCTGGTCTCCTACATGTGCATCCTCTGGGCCATCCTGAAGATCCAGTCAAAGGAGGGCCGCCAGAAAGCCTtttccacctgctcctcccatcTCTGTGTGGTTGGGTTCTACTTTGGCATAGCTATGATCGTTTACATGGTCCCTGACAATAATCAGCGAGAGGAGCAGCTGAAGATCCTTTTCCTATTTTACAGTCTTTTCAACCCATTGTTGAACCCCCTTGTCTACAGTGTAAGAAATGCTCAAGTGAAGGCTGCCTTCCACAGAGTACTGCAGAAAAAGAGGACAATGTGA